The following proteins are encoded in a genomic region of Paenibacillus sp. FSL R7-0273:
- a CDS encoding Mu transposase C-terminal domain-containing protein — MEYIVRKENGNDIEVTNYSYDTVEIFSLDELVLAWSEGTLLVKQDDIPELAQIANYDIKMYTEQEINDMEIRYRILEPIINGQVKPAQYTDYIKGLPDELRKVTSIASIYRWKKRWDSTQDKRSLIRRDDLKGPKQRTTPTEIVEIIKGILKQIEKEGVNISNRKIHLELKRRLKDMNLTRDEIRKIKACSDTTVYRIVQDLTDTYQKDKMRHGVVQANLKRDGSTGEVYVERPLQRVEIDWTPIDLFIVDVMNLVTERYYLVYGIDKLTGYPLGFYISEKEPDAHAIKQCLLHIMLPKTHIRKLYPNLKHDWLAYGVPEEIVLDNAKVNESEDLEEICNLLGVELDYPPIQSGHLKGTIERAFQSLNTKVFHGIPGTTFSNTKEKDQYDSEGKACVTLRALYEIIHITLIELVANDYDTARGGTPQILWTEALKDTRVHRKLPYKKEDLKLLLGTGIEPRTITNKGINIQNQFYQSSELMKLRDRKERTKDDSKVRVRFDKADMRVIYIWDEKNRQYLEAYPTRNSFRRKKINPEYPVHYEQLHHYNYKNYKGYKDFDTDAVGEGYHEVMEIVNLSRLEILKLEKMTQDERAAKYYDDISAINLVYDLQLAPEGIETLELLDENDEEVSIALKKNIQSKKKKQATSQKVTSSKGKEENSKSNPNTSSISKPSPENIDDLSKESGAWGTSLKKAR; from the coding sequence ATGGAGTACATTGTCCGTAAAGAGAATGGTAATGATATAGAGGTCACTAACTACTCATATGACACTGTAGAAATTTTTAGTTTAGATGAATTGGTTTTAGCTTGGTCAGAAGGAACATTGCTGGTAAAACAAGATGATATACCTGAGTTGGCACAAATAGCGAATTATGATATTAAAATGTATACAGAACAAGAAATAAACGATATGGAGATAAGGTATAGAATTTTAGAACCTATTATTAATGGGCAAGTAAAGCCTGCTCAGTATACTGATTATATCAAAGGTTTACCCGATGAATTACGCAAAGTGACTTCAATTGCTTCAATATATCGATGGAAGAAACGTTGGGATAGTACACAGGATAAAAGAAGCCTTATCAGAAGAGACGATTTGAAAGGTCCAAAACAACGAACTACACCGACTGAAATAGTTGAGATCATCAAGGGGATTCTCAAGCAAATTGAAAAGGAAGGAGTCAATATCTCTAACAGAAAAATACATCTTGAATTAAAAAGAAGATTAAAGGATATGAATCTAACCAGAGATGAAATACGTAAGATCAAAGCCTGCAGCGACACTACTGTCTATCGAATAGTACAGGATTTAACAGATACTTACCAAAAAGATAAGATGAGACATGGGGTAGTGCAAGCAAATTTGAAGAGAGATGGGTCTACTGGTGAAGTTTACGTAGAACGTCCGCTTCAGAGGGTAGAGATCGACTGGACTCCAATAGATCTTTTTATTGTAGATGTAATGAATCTTGTTACTGAGCGATATTATCTGGTCTATGGTATAGATAAATTAACGGGATATCCTCTCGGATTTTACATTTCTGAAAAAGAACCTGACGCACATGCTATCAAACAATGTTTACTGCATATCATGCTTCCGAAAACTCATATTCGAAAACTTTATCCAAATCTAAAACATGACTGGTTAGCATACGGTGTTCCAGAAGAAATTGTACTTGATAATGCCAAAGTAAACGAGTCGGAAGATCTGGAGGAAATTTGTAATTTGTTAGGGGTTGAACTTGATTATCCTCCAATACAATCAGGTCACCTTAAGGGAACAATTGAGAGAGCATTCCAAAGTTTAAATACTAAAGTATTCCATGGTATCCCAGGAACAACATTTTCAAATACAAAAGAAAAAGATCAGTATGATTCTGAAGGTAAAGCTTGTGTAACTCTAAGAGCATTGTATGAAATAATTCATATAACACTGATTGAACTCGTTGCAAACGATTATGACACCGCCAGAGGCGGGACACCACAGATTCTATGGACAGAGGCTTTAAAAGACACTCGAGTTCATAGAAAGCTTCCCTACAAAAAAGAAGACCTAAAACTCTTACTCGGGACTGGAATTGAACCGCGGACGATTACAAACAAAGGAATCAATATTCAAAACCAATTCTATCAAAGTTCTGAACTCATGAAACTACGAGATCGTAAGGAACGAACGAAGGATGATTCAAAAGTAAGAGTACGTTTTGATAAAGCGGATATGAGAGTTATTTATATTTGGGATGAAAAAAATCGGCAGTATCTTGAAGCGTATCCCACGAGGAATAGTTTTAGAAGGAAAAAAATTAATCCTGAATACCCGGTTCATTATGAGCAACTTCATCACTATAACTATAAGAACTATAAAGGTTACAAAGATTTTGATACAGATGCAGTAGGCGAAGGATATCACGAAGTAATGGAAATAGTTAATCTGAGTAGACTTGAAATTTTAAAACTTGAAAAAATGACTCAGGACGAACGCGCAGCAAAATATTATGATGATATATCAGCAATTAACCTAGTGTACGATTTACAATTGGCTCCAGAGGGGATAGAAACGTTAGAACTCTTAGATGAAAATGATGAAGAGGTTAGTATTGCTTTGAAAAAAAATATTCAAAGCAAAAAGAAGAAGCAAGCCACGTCTCAAAAAGTCACTTCTTCTAAAGGAAAAGAAGAGAATAGCAAGTCAAATCCTAATACCAGTTCC
- a CDS encoding TniQ family protein, translating into MKGSLILHPKPFHDESLKGYIIRLAELNLCPDIFIFYKMAGLRKSHSVVNVNMVKEKVNLTNLSTMTTCTEDQLVSLSFNNELGKSNENSKKTNKIMIQGTLIRKQQICSLCLSEKGYHRKLWDLSIVTTCPTHLCLLIDECPRCRKKISSHRSNLMKCRCGYDLRKAPIVKVSAKHTYLSNLINKRMFSQLPITPSTINPLENLEILDLIYLVMFFCEAKSNYHDGIKQYRFVHNYKSADLHELIQNSISIFNEWPTSFYNFLDGMRTNLNSFYKRLYLCLPYPEFLFIHQEFVNYYEQNEDSIYFKTSYKETLEKKIISQKHLLIKSNQLNDLKYCTTNEVSDLLGLKQRVQIVALGKKEIIRLVNDANLISRYNFVFDRQSVENLLKEIQIFMQEPPEEITSIISFQEALRIFTNWGQKLTDFLHSIMTKQIRACGRSNEIGLYSFLFIASEVESVVKGGWLSINDIAHEQGIDRKEICSWIDKGFLPAKRVQNHYFLITPIDFQKFNELYVTARELVKIHPEIHSSGKLFRVLVSMGVEPVSGPKIDGGARYLYKRDSSLMQLLGLKDS; encoded by the coding sequence ATGAAAGGTTCTTTAATACTACATCCAAAACCCTTCCATGATGAAAGTTTAAAAGGTTATATTATTCGTCTTGCTGAGTTAAACCTTTGCCCAGATATCTTTATATTCTATAAAATGGCTGGACTCCGTAAATCTCATTCAGTTGTTAACGTAAACATGGTCAAAGAGAAAGTTAACCTTACTAACTTGAGCACGATGACAACTTGTACTGAGGATCAATTGGTCTCTCTCAGCTTCAACAATGAACTAGGAAAATCAAATGAAAATAGTAAAAAAACTAATAAAATCATGATTCAAGGTACTCTTATAAGAAAGCAACAAATTTGTTCACTTTGCTTATCTGAAAAAGGATATCATCGCAAATTATGGGATTTAAGCATTGTAACCACTTGTCCTACCCATTTATGTTTACTCATTGATGAGTGTCCTCGATGCCGGAAGAAAATATCATCACATCGTTCGAATCTCATGAAATGCAGATGTGGCTATGATTTAAGAAAAGCTCCAATTGTTAAGGTATCAGCAAAACATACATATTTATCAAATTTAATTAATAAAAGAATGTTTTCCCAGCTACCAATCACCCCCTCTACAATCAATCCTTTAGAAAATCTGGAGATCCTAGACCTGATATATTTAGTGATGTTTTTTTGTGAAGCGAAGTCAAATTACCATGATGGTATCAAACAATATCGGTTCGTGCATAATTACAAGAGCGCTGATTTACATGAACTTATTCAAAATAGCATTAGTATTTTTAATGAATGGCCGACCTCATTTTATAATTTTTTAGACGGAATGAGAACCAATCTGAACTCATTTTATAAAAGGCTATATCTTTGCTTACCTTATCCAGAATTTTTATTTATTCATCAAGAATTTGTTAATTACTATGAACAAAATGAAGATTCTATATATTTCAAAACCAGTTATAAGGAAACATTAGAAAAAAAGATAATTTCACAAAAACACTTGTTGATAAAGTCCAACCAACTAAATGATCTAAAATATTGTACCACTAATGAAGTATCGGACTTATTGGGATTAAAACAACGTGTACAAATTGTTGCTCTTGGAAAAAAAGAAATAATTAGATTGGTGAATGACGCCAACTTAATAAGCAGGTACAATTTTGTTTTTGACCGTCAGAGTGTAGAAAACCTTCTTAAGGAAATTCAAATATTTATGCAAGAGCCTCCTGAAGAAATCACTTCAATTATATCATTTCAAGAAGCTCTGCGCATATTTACAAACTGGGGTCAAAAACTTACTGACTTCCTTCATAGTATCATGACAAAACAAATTAGAGCCTGTGGACGATCTAATGAAATTGGTTTATATAGTTTTTTATTTATTGCTAGTGAGGTAGAAAGTGTTGTCAAAGGAGGATGGTTGTCTATTAACGATATCGCTCATGAACAGGGTATTGATAGAAAGGAGATCTGTTCATGGATAGATAAAGGTTTCTTACCAGCCAAACGGGTTCAAAACCATTATTTTTTAATTACTCCTATTGATTTCCAAAAGTTTAATGAATTATACGTCACAGCAAGAGAGTTGGTTAAAATCCACCCGGAAATTCACTCATCAGGCAAGCTTTTTCGCGTTCTGGTTAGCATGGGAGTGGAGCCTGTAAGCGGTCCTAAAATTGATGGTGGTGCAAGGTATTTGTACAAAAGAGATTCTAGTTTAATGCAGCTGTTAGGTTTAAAAGATTCATAG
- a CDS encoding LAGLIDADG family homing endonuclease — MSTVEPNQRLEGLSEKIFLDRYAWKDADTNNAKVGDVVLVLTKDDPKFPTKEVGEIVGRSGRIVTVRTRSGELVQSDVEKLTLNIEKTPEEMWDRLAAAMASVEKTPELQEEWTGKFRSILDDWKLVPGGRIAAGAGASEELTLFNCYVVPSPKDSRGGIMQTLSEMTEIMARGGGVGINLSSLRPRRAIVRGVNGSSSGSVSWGGLFSYTTGLIEQGGSRRGALMLMINDWHPDVVDFITVKQTMGQVTNANLSVCVSNSFMLAVKKDLDWELVFPDTSDPDYDELWDGDLDKWKAAGRAVIPYRTVKARDVWHTIIESAWKSAEPGVVFMEYYNQMSNSWYFNPIICTNPCFHPDTRIATEYGLLTIEELYKKTAGESFLVGTDLRLVEQAKVVGGRSYEIPGLQMRRATVFPTGTRETLKISLQNGVELSVTPEHRLFTDSGWKEAHTLTADDRVYLQSGEGGFAAEDTLGEQWGWFLGWLTGDGWISKRGDIGMVFGEADSEVIPALIAAGESITGVTAKVFNRDNGTKQAYWWRKSFREQLEALGVKAVKAAEKEVPAALYTASRATVVAFLQGLFSADGTVYENDEMHRTVRLTSASKKLLQGVQLLLLNFGINSSIYNRPKKAQAVFTYTTLSGEERTYEGGGFYELILSGNNIVAFKEKIGFKLITRKQEALERIARPSRKSEKFMSRVVGVETGELVTVYDITEPVTHSLIAGGVVAHNCGEQGLPGWGVCNLSAVNLSKFYDAENHDVDWADLARTTRYSVRFLDNVIDKTPYHFPENEANQKLERRVGMGTMGLAELMIKLNIRYGSPESLEFLDKLYGFMAREAYLASAEIAGEKGSFKAFDAEKYLQSGFMRNITEVYPEVGEAVLKQGMRNVTVITQAPTGSTGTMVGTSTGIEPYFAFKYFRQSRLGYDEQFVPIAQQWLEAHPGEELPEYFVTSMDLSAKDHIRVQAAIQRWVDSSISKTANCPSDFTVEETAELYEMAYDLGCKGVTIYRDGSRDVQVLETSKKEDKKDTPAAAEPAAEPAPAAPLAPVVAASPAPQAGGADKQYKKRPQVLRGATYKINTPFGMAYITINDLDGIPGEIFLNVGKAGSDVFAMAEALGRVCSLFLRYGDHGEKVELLIKHLKGIGGSGAIGFGANRVESIADAVAKALETHVQNNAHDDHVAAPIAATLELDFNEALSAELQSSVPAAAPADAGHGGHGTHSHSAASRDLCPSCGSASLINIEGCKTCGNCGYSRCG, encoded by the coding sequence ATCGGATGTGGAGAAGCTGACCCTTAATATAGAAAAAACACCTGAGGAAATGTGGGACCGTCTGGCTGCAGCCATGGCCTCTGTGGAGAAGACCCCTGAGCTGCAGGAGGAGTGGACAGGCAAATTCCGCTCTATTCTCGATGACTGGAAGCTCGTTCCGGGCGGACGGATTGCCGCAGGGGCGGGAGCGAGCGAGGAGCTGACCTTGTTCAACTGCTATGTGGTTCCTTCTCCAAAAGACAGCCGCGGCGGGATCATGCAGACCCTCTCCGAAATGACCGAAATTATGGCGCGCGGCGGCGGTGTCGGCATTAACCTGTCCTCGCTGCGTCCGCGCCGGGCTATTGTCAGAGGCGTTAACGGCTCGTCCAGCGGCTCCGTATCCTGGGGCGGCCTGTTCAGCTATACAACGGGACTGATTGAGCAGGGCGGCAGCCGCCGGGGTGCGCTGATGCTGATGATCAACGACTGGCACCCGGATGTGGTCGATTTCATCACCGTGAAGCAGACGATGGGGCAGGTTACCAATGCGAACCTGTCGGTGTGCGTAAGCAACAGCTTCATGCTGGCTGTCAAAAAGGACCTGGACTGGGAGCTGGTCTTCCCGGACACCAGCGACCCGGATTATGATGAGCTGTGGGACGGGGACCTGGATAAATGGAAGGCGGCCGGCCGTGCGGTTATCCCTTACCGGACTGTTAAGGCGCGCGATGTGTGGCATACAATCATTGAATCGGCCTGGAAGTCAGCAGAGCCGGGCGTTGTGTTTATGGAATACTATAACCAGATGTCGAACAGCTGGTATTTTAATCCTATAATTTGTACTAATCCTTGTTTCCACCCGGACACCCGCATTGCAACAGAATATGGACTCCTTACTATCGAGGAATTATATAAAAAGACAGCCGGAGAATCATTCCTGGTCGGAACCGATTTGAGACTGGTCGAGCAGGCAAAAGTGGTCGGCGGCCGAAGCTATGAAATTCCGGGGCTGCAGATGAGAAGGGCGACGGTATTCCCTACGGGAACCAGAGAGACCTTGAAGATTTCCCTGCAAAATGGGGTTGAGCTATCCGTAACGCCTGAACACCGTCTGTTTACCGATTCCGGCTGGAAAGAGGCTCATACTTTAACTGCTGACGACCGTGTATATCTGCAGTCCGGTGAAGGCGGCTTCGCGGCTGAAGACACACTCGGGGAGCAGTGGGGCTGGTTCCTGGGCTGGCTGACTGGAGATGGCTGGATATCCAAACGCGGCGACATCGGCATGGTATTCGGTGAAGCGGACAGCGAAGTCATCCCGGCACTGATTGCTGCTGGTGAAAGTATTACGGGCGTAACCGCCAAAGTGTTTAACCGGGACAACGGGACCAAGCAGGCATACTGGTGGCGCAAATCGTTCCGCGAGCAGCTTGAAGCCCTTGGGGTCAAGGCTGTCAAAGCGGCGGAAAAAGAGGTTCCGGCCGCACTGTATACCGCTTCGCGCGCGACAGTTGTGGCTTTCCTGCAAGGATTATTTTCGGCAGACGGAACGGTCTATGAGAATGACGAGATGCACCGTACGGTCAGACTGACTTCTGCATCGAAGAAGCTGCTGCAAGGGGTTCAGTTGCTGCTGCTTAATTTCGGGATTAACAGCTCCATTTATAATCGTCCAAAGAAAGCACAGGCTGTCTTTACTTACACAACTCTAAGTGGAGAAGAACGAACTTACGAAGGCGGCGGGTTCTATGAGCTGATTCTGAGCGGAAACAACATTGTAGCCTTCAAGGAAAAAATCGGCTTCAAGCTGATCACCCGAAAACAAGAAGCGTTGGAACGGATCGCCAGACCTTCGCGCAAATCAGAGAAGTTCATGTCCAGAGTCGTTGGTGTTGAGACTGGGGAGCTTGTAACGGTCTATGATATCACCGAGCCTGTAACGCACTCGCTGATTGCCGGCGGAGTAGTTGCTCACAACTGCGGTGAACAAGGACTTCCGGGCTGGGGTGTCTGCAACCTGTCGGCGGTCAATCTCTCCAAATTCTATGATGCGGAGAACCATGATGTGGACTGGGCGGATCTGGCGAGAACCACCCGTTATTCCGTCCGTTTCCTGGACAATGTCATCGACAAAACACCGTATCATTTCCCGGAAAATGAAGCGAATCAAAAGCTGGAGCGCCGCGTAGGTATGGGCACGATGGGTCTGGCCGAGCTGATGATCAAGCTGAATATCCGTTACGGCAGCCCGGAATCACTGGAGTTCCTGGACAAGCTGTACGGCTTCATGGCAAGGGAGGCCTATCTGGCTTCGGCAGAAATAGCTGGTGAAAAGGGCTCATTCAAGGCTTTCGATGCAGAGAAATATCTGCAAAGCGGATTTATGCGCAACATTACTGAGGTGTATCCGGAGGTCGGTGAAGCCGTCCTTAAGCAAGGCATGCGTAACGTCACCGTTATTACTCAGGCGCCAACAGGCAGCACAGGAACCATGGTCGGCACCTCGACCGGGATTGAGCCTTACTTTGCCTTCAAATATTTCCGCCAGAGCCGGCTCGGCTATGACGAGCAGTTCGTGCCGATTGCCCAGCAATGGCTGGAGGCGCATCCGGGTGAGGAGCTGCCGGAGTATTTTGTAACCTCGATGGATCTGTCCGCCAAGGACCATATCCGTGTGCAGGCAGCGATTCAGCGCTGGGTGGACAGCTCCATCTCCAAAACAGCCAACTGCCCGTCCGACTTCACTGTCGAGGAAACCGCCGAGCTGTACGAAATGGCCTACGACCTCGGCTGCAAAGGTGTAACCATCTACCGTGACGGCAGCCGCGATGTGCAGGTGCTGGAAACGTCGAAGAAGGAAGACAAAAAGGACACACCTGCCGCAGCAGAGCCTGCTGCTGAACCGGCCCCGGCGGCGCCTTTAGCGCCGGTAGTGGCAGCAAGCCCGGCACCGCAGGCCGGCGGAGCTGACAAGCAATACAAAAAACGCCCGCAGGTGCTGCGCGGCGCAACCTATAAGATCAACACGCCGTTCGGCATGGCGTATATCACCATTAACGATCTGGACGGCATTCCGGGCGAAATCTTCCTGAATGTCGGTAAGGCCGGCTCCGACGTCTTCGCCATGGCCGAAGCCCTGGGCCGTGTCTGCTCGCTGTTCCTGCGCTACGGCGACCACGGCGAGAAGGTTGAGCTGCTGATCAAGCATCTCAAGGGCATCGGCGGCTCCGGCGCCATCGGCTTCGGCGCGAACCGCGTCGAGTCCATCGCCGACGCGGTAGCCAAAGCCCTCGAAACGCATGTGCAGAATAACGCACATGACGACCACGTGGCCGCTCCGATCGCGGCCACCCTGGAGCTCGATTTCAATGAGGCGCTCAGCGCCGAGCTGCAATCGAGCGTGCCAGCCGCGGCTCCTGCAGATGCCGGGCATGGCGGACACGGGACGCACAGCCACTCGGCGGCATCGCGGGATCTCTGCCCTTCCTGCGGGAGTGCATCGCTTATAAATATTGAGGGATGTAAGACCTGCGGAAATTGCGGGTATAGCCGGTGCGGGTGA
- a CDS encoding TnsA endonuclease N-terminal domain-containing protein → MKMNQPARKIKATRGKNHRWKVPYFKNGRMIHCESGLERDYVRVTDFDQNVVEIAYQPLFIPYRIKGRIRFYYPDFKVTFKDGTVLIVEIKPHSKVSKPEIQLKALVGRLYCKKKGWKYIIVTEKQLYENSCLLFNLGFLRALGHQPQVPSIVLQNVYDTLCITGATTIYMLRENCQDIDDEFFYAAIYKLIYFQKVFADLIASELTDETLVSVNINHFQLGGEVCAS, encoded by the coding sequence ATGAAAATGAATCAGCCAGCTAGAAAAATAAAGGCTACTAGAGGAAAAAACCATAGGTGGAAGGTTCCTTATTTTAAAAATGGAAGGATGATTCATTGCGAAAGCGGCTTAGAGCGAGACTATGTAAGGGTAACTGATTTTGATCAGAATGTTGTAGAGATTGCGTACCAGCCGTTGTTTATTCCATACAGAATAAAAGGGAGAATTCGTTTCTATTACCCTGATTTTAAAGTTACATTTAAAGATGGCACAGTCTTAATAGTGGAAATCAAACCTCATTCCAAAGTGTCTAAGCCGGAAATCCAATTAAAAGCACTTGTAGGTCGATTATATTGTAAGAAAAAAGGATGGAAATATATTATCGTAACCGAAAAGCAATTATATGAAAATAGTTGCTTACTCTTTAATTTAGGATTTCTAAGAGCTCTTGGTCATCAACCACAAGTTCCATCAATCGTATTGCAGAATGTTTATGATACTCTATGTATAACCGGAGCCACTACGATATATATGCTTCGTGAAAATTGTCAAGATATTGATGATGAATTTTTTTATGCTGCAATTTACAAGCTTATTTATTTTCAAAAAGTATTTGCTGATTTAATTGCATCGGAGTTGACTGATGAAACATTGGTGTCCGTCAATATAAATCATTTTCAGTTGGGAGGGGAAGTTTGTGCATCGTAA